In a genomic window of Natranaerovirga pectinivora:
- a CDS encoding ABC transporter ATP-binding protein: MVKIFKYLKKKEWAIIGFSLIFIVAQVYFDLKLPDYMAEITLLVQTDSNALSEIFIAGGWMLLCALLSLVASFIVGYFAARVAAGLSKRLRSKLFSKVESFSMEEINGISTSSLITRSTNDITQLQMVVAMGLQVIVKAPILAIWAIIKISGKSWQWSAATGGAVGVLLLMILTIVIFAIPKFKKIQGLTDNLNRVTRENLSGLRVVRAYNAESYQEEKFEKANGELTSTQLFVNRVMAIIQPGMGVIMSGLSLSIYWIGAYLINSAGMGNKLILFSDMVVFSAYAMQIVMAFMMLTIIFIMLPRAAVSAKRINEVLDTKPTIIDGHITDSTNGIEGELEFRNVSFKYPDSSDYVLKNINFKAHRGETVAFIGSTGSGKSTLINLIPRFYDATEGEVLVNGINVKDYQQKSLHNKLGYVPQRAVLFSGTVASNVGYGDSGCNTYSLNDIEKALSIAQASEFVEKMEGRYEASISQGGANVSGGQKQRISIARAVCRKPEIYIFDDSFSALDYKTDRILRSVLKKETSNVTNLIVAQRIGTIKDADKIIVLDEGKIVGIGKHHELLESCEVYQQIAYSQLSKEELA, from the coding sequence ATGGTAAAAATTTTTAAATATCTAAAGAAAAAAGAATGGGCAATCATTGGTTTTAGTCTTATTTTTATTGTTGCTCAAGTTTACTTTGATCTAAAACTACCTGACTATATGGCAGAGATCACATTATTGGTTCAAACAGATAGCAATGCACTCTCAGAAATTTTTATAGCGGGAGGATGGATGTTACTTTGTGCACTACTTAGCCTAGTGGCTTCCTTTATTGTTGGATACTTTGCTGCAAGAGTTGCCGCTGGATTATCCAAAAGACTACGTTCCAAATTGTTTAGTAAAGTAGAATCTTTTTCTATGGAAGAGATCAATGGTATTTCTACATCAAGTTTAATAACACGTTCAACTAACGACATTACCCAATTACAAATGGTTGTGGCAATGGGCTTACAGGTTATCGTAAAAGCGCCTATTCTCGCAATTTGGGCCATTATAAAAATATCAGGCAAAAGCTGGCAATGGAGTGCTGCTACTGGTGGTGCTGTAGGGGTTTTACTTTTAATGATCCTAACAATTGTTATATTTGCCATACCAAAATTCAAAAAAATTCAAGGTCTTACAGATAATCTTAATCGTGTTACAAGAGAAAACCTTTCAGGTCTTCGTGTTGTTCGTGCCTATAATGCAGAAAGCTATCAAGAAGAAAAATTTGAAAAAGCTAATGGTGAATTGACATCTACCCAACTCTTTGTTAATCGAGTAATGGCAATCATACAACCTGGTATGGGTGTCATTATGAGCGGCTTGAGTCTTTCAATTTATTGGATAGGTGCTTATCTCATTAACTCAGCAGGAATGGGCAATAAGCTAATACTATTTTCTGATATGGTTGTTTTTTCTGCCTATGCTATGCAAATTGTTATGGCCTTTATGATGCTTACAATTATATTTATTATGCTACCTCGTGCAGCTGTTTCTGCAAAGCGTATTAATGAAGTTTTAGATACAAAGCCAACTATTATTGACGGTCATATTACAGATTCAACTAATGGTATTGAGGGTGAATTAGAATTTCGTAATGTGAGTTTTAAGTACCCTGACTCTTCTGATTATGTCCTTAAGAATATTAACTTTAAAGCACATAGAGGTGAAACCGTTGCCTTTATAGGTTCAACTGGTAGCGGTAAAAGTACATTAATTAATCTTATTCCTAGATTTTATGATGCAACAGAAGGTGAAGTTTTAGTAAATGGTATCAATGTAAAAGACTATCAACAAAAATCACTACACAACAAACTTGGTTATGTGCCCCAACGGGCTGTACTTTTTAGTGGCACCGTTGCTTCAAATGTTGGTTACGGTGATAGTGGCTGTAATACATATTCCCTTAATGATATTGAAAAAGCCCTATCAATTGCACAAGCCTCAGAATTTGTTGAGAAGATGGAAGGTCGATATGAAGCTTCTATATCACAAGGTGGTGCCAATGTCTCAGGTGGTCAGAAACAACGTATTTCCATTGCTCGTGCAGTCTGTAGAAAACCAGAAATCTATATTTTTGATGATTCCTTTTCTGCTCTTGATTATAAAACTGATCGAATCCTTAGAAGTGTTCTTAAAAAAGAAACTTCTAATGTAACAAACCTTATTGTGGCTCAAAGAATTGGCACCATAAAGGATGCTGATAAAATTATTGTCCTTGATGAAGGAAAAATCGTTGGCATTGGCAAACATCACGAATTACTGGAGTCTTGTGAGGTTTATCAACAAATTGCATATTCACAATTGTCTAAGGAGGAACTGGCATAA
- a CDS encoding MarR family winged helix-turn-helix transcriptional regulator, with amino-acid sequence MEDKRTIGFELRTLTNLIRRRMESRSHLNSITPMHSWAITFLYENRNKDIFQKDFEDEFSIRRSTSTKILQLMEKNGLITRHSVEYDGRLKKIVLTQKAIEYYFIIAEEINLLEELFIKGISQEELDAFFATMDKIKKNLE; translated from the coding sequence ATGGAAGATAAAAGAACCATTGGTTTTGAACTAAGAACCTTGACCAATTTAATAAGAAGGCGTATGGAAAGTCGCTCTCATTTAAATAGTATAACACCGATGCACAGTTGGGCAATCACATTCCTATATGAAAATCGTAATAAAGATATTTTTCAAAAGGACTTTGAAGACGAATTTTCAATCAGACGTTCCACTTCAACTAAAATTCTACAGTTAATGGAAAAGAATGGTCTTATCACCAGACATTCTGTAGAGTATGATGGAAGACTAAAAAAAATCGTACTGACTCAAAAAGCCATTGAGTATTATTTTATCATCGCTGAAGAAATTAATTTATTAGAAGAACTGTTTATAAAAGGTATTTCCCAAGAAGAGTTAGATGCTTTCTTTGCAACCATGGATAAGATAAAAAAAAATCTAGAATAA
- the truA gene encoding tRNA pseudouridine(38-40) synthase TruA: MKNYKMVVAYDGRRYKGFRKTKDNDDKTIQGKLEMILFKLFESQIEVVSAVNTDAGVHALQQVVHFKVPDSKMTEAGIYHYFEEFLPDDIVVISVEEVEDRFHSRYNIKSLTYEYRLWKKDTRNRPLFERQYVKVMESPLDVGKMKKAAISFLGEHDFSAFSTKSKVNSSEKNIMALDIEETNNEVIIKIKADGFLLNMERIIVGTLVQIGLGQKKIDSIERAFKYKKKEDIGHKAMGHALCLIDVEY, translated from the coding sequence ATGAAAAATTATAAAATGGTTGTAGCCTATGATGGTAGAAGATATAAAGGTTTTAGAAAAACAAAAGACAATGATGATAAAACCATTCAAGGTAAGTTAGAAATGATACTTTTTAAACTGTTTGAATCTCAAATAGAAGTTGTAAGTGCTGTTAATACAGACGCTGGTGTACATGCCCTACAACAAGTTGTACATTTTAAGGTGCCAGATTCAAAAATGACTGAGGCTGGTATTTATCATTATTTTGAGGAATTTTTACCAGATGATATTGTTGTGATATCGGTTGAAGAAGTAGAAGATAGATTTCATAGTAGGTATAATATAAAAAGTTTGACCTATGAATACCGTTTGTGGAAAAAAGATACGCGTAATCGCCCATTGTTTGAAAGACAATATGTCAAAGTGATGGAAAGTCCTTTAGACGTAGGGAAAATGAAAAAAGCTGCAATATCTTTCTTGGGTGAACATGACTTTAGTGCTTTTTCAACTAAAAGTAAAGTGAATAGTTCAGAAAAAAATATTATGGCATTGGATATTGAAGAAACAAACAATGAAGTAATCATAAAAATAAAGGCAGATGGTTTCTTACTAAATATGGAAAGAATCATAGTAGGAACATTGGTTCAAATAGGCCTTGGTCAGAAAAAGATAGATTCTATAGAGCGTGCTTTTAAATATAAAAAGAAAGAAGATATCGGGCATAAAGCAATGGGACATGCATTGTGTTTAATTGATGTAGAATATTAA